A stretch of the Mycobacterium sp. ITM-2016-00317 genome encodes the following:
- a CDS encoding AMP-binding protein, translating into MSIGFPTEQADDLARGFVPFPQDRAEVYRQAGYWTDRPLDSILTDAAAAWPDRPAIIDATQSYTFAELALAADRAAAGLAELGVRPGDRVLLQLPNSCQFAVALFGLLRAGAVPVMCLTGHRTAELGHFAEVSGATALIVPDRAAGFDYREMAASVAAEHPALRHVIVDGEPGPFVAWSSVRDAESPPVERAPVDPSLPALLLVSGGTTGLPKLIARTHNDYLYNAVTCAQACGMTGDDAYLVALPAGHNFPLGCPGLLGSMTVGAPTVFTADPSPENAFALIDKHRITVTGLVNALAKVWAQACEWEPVLPTSLRFVQVGGSRMSPEEARFILERLTPGMSQIFGMAEGMLNFTRPGDPEDVVVHTQGRPMSPLDEMRVVDENGDEVAPGQEGELLVRGPYTLNGYYRADDANARSFSPDGFYRTGDRVRIFADGPRAGYVEVTGRIKDVIHRGGETVSATDLEDHLHTHPAIYAAAAVALPDDYLGEKICAAVVFRGKPITLTELNAFLDERGASTHARPDVLTPVRSLPTTAVGKVDKKQLVAQLTS; encoded by the coding sequence ATGAGCATTGGATTCCCGACCGAGCAGGCCGATGACCTGGCACGTGGGTTCGTCCCCTTTCCCCAGGACCGGGCCGAGGTGTACCGCCAGGCCGGTTACTGGACCGACCGGCCCCTCGACTCGATCCTGACGGACGCGGCCGCCGCGTGGCCCGACAGACCGGCAATCATCGACGCCACGCAGAGCTACACGTTCGCGGAGTTGGCGTTGGCGGCCGACCGGGCGGCTGCCGGACTGGCCGAGCTGGGCGTCCGACCGGGTGACCGGGTGCTGCTGCAGCTGCCCAATTCGTGCCAGTTCGCGGTTGCCCTGTTCGGGCTGTTGCGCGCCGGCGCGGTACCGGTGATGTGTCTGACCGGACACCGGACCGCCGAACTCGGCCACTTCGCCGAAGTCAGCGGTGCCACGGCGCTGATCGTCCCCGACCGGGCCGCCGGGTTCGACTACCGCGAGATGGCCGCATCGGTGGCGGCCGAGCATCCGGCGCTGCGCCATGTGATCGTCGACGGCGAACCCGGGCCGTTCGTCGCGTGGTCGTCGGTCCGCGACGCTGAGAGCCCGCCTGTGGAGCGCGCGCCGGTCGATCCCTCGCTGCCCGCGCTGCTGTTGGTGTCCGGCGGCACCACCGGCCTGCCGAAGCTGATCGCGCGCACCCACAACGATTATCTGTACAACGCCGTCACCTGCGCGCAGGCGTGCGGCATGACCGGTGACGACGCGTACCTGGTCGCGCTGCCGGCCGGGCACAACTTCCCGCTGGGCTGCCCGGGGCTGCTCGGTTCGATGACGGTCGGGGCACCGACGGTGTTCACCGCCGACCCCAGCCCCGAGAATGCGTTCGCGTTGATCGACAAGCACCGGATCACGGTCACCGGGCTGGTGAACGCTCTGGCCAAGGTGTGGGCGCAGGCCTGCGAGTGGGAGCCGGTGCTGCCGACATCGTTGCGGTTCGTCCAGGTCGGCGGCTCGCGGATGAGCCCCGAGGAGGCACGCTTCATCCTGGAGCGCCTGACCCCGGGCATGTCGCAGATCTTCGGGATGGCCGAGGGGATGCTGAACTTCACCCGCCCCGGCGACCCCGAGGACGTCGTCGTACACACCCAGGGACGCCCGATGTCGCCTCTCGACGAGATGCGCGTGGTCGACGAGAACGGCGACGAGGTGGCGCCCGGTCAGGAGGGTGAGCTGCTGGTGCGTGGGCCCTACACCCTCAACGGTTACTACCGGGCCGACGACGCCAATGCCCGCTCCTTCTCCCCCGACGGCTTCTACCGCACCGGTGATCGGGTGCGCATCTTCGCCGACGGCCCACGCGCCGGGTACGTGGAGGTGACCGGACGGATCAAGGACGTGATCCACCGCGGCGGCGAAACCGTGTCGGCGACCGACCTGGAAGATCATCTGCACACCCATCCGGCGATCTACGCAGCCGCGGCCGTCGCACTCCCCGATGACTACCTGGGTGAGAAGATCTGCGCCGCAGTGGTTTTCCGGGGTAAACCGATCACCCTGACCGAGCTGAACGCTTTCCTCGACGAGCGTGGCGCCTCTACTCACGCCCGGCCCGACGTGCTCACCCCGGTGCGGTCGCTGCCGACGACGGCTGTGGGCAAGGTCGACAAGAAGCAGTTGGTCGCACAGCTCACGTCCTGA
- a CDS encoding N(5)-(carboxyethyl)ornithine synthase, with product MTGRTETERLSIGVLAGSRKPDEYRLPIHPAHFSRLGPQVRPKVFLEHGYGARFGATDDGLSEFVGGIRTREQLIAECDVILLPKVQAADLAECAVGQIVWGWPHCVQDRELTQVAIDRKLTLVAFEAMNHWRPDGGFGLHVFHKNNELAGYCSVLHAMQLAGITGSYGRRLSAAILGFGATARGAVTALNAHGVDDVHVLTNRDVAAVGSPIPSTQISQMGGDSDTPGGIWADVPDGRVPIAEFLAAKDIVVNCVLQDPNAPLIFASEDDLPSFAPRSLIVDVSCDVGMGFTWARPTSFVEPMIALANDVLYYAVDHSPSYLWDSATWEISEALLPHLEALLEGPATWDRTPTIARAIEIRDGVVLNESILAFQHRDHAYPHVVR from the coding sequence ATGACCGGACGCACTGAGACAGAACGACTTTCGATCGGCGTCCTGGCGGGCTCCCGCAAGCCCGACGAGTACCGGCTGCCCATCCACCCCGCTCATTTCAGCCGGCTCGGTCCCCAGGTGCGCCCCAAGGTGTTCCTCGAGCACGGATACGGAGCCCGGTTCGGCGCGACAGACGACGGGCTGTCGGAGTTCGTCGGTGGAATCCGCACCCGCGAGCAACTGATCGCCGAGTGCGATGTGATCCTGCTGCCCAAAGTGCAGGCCGCAGACCTCGCCGAATGCGCTGTCGGACAGATCGTCTGGGGCTGGCCGCACTGCGTGCAGGACCGTGAGCTCACCCAGGTGGCGATCGACCGGAAACTGACCCTCGTCGCTTTCGAGGCAATGAACCACTGGCGGCCCGACGGCGGCTTCGGCCTGCATGTCTTCCACAAGAACAACGAGCTGGCCGGGTACTGCTCCGTGCTGCACGCGATGCAGCTGGCCGGCATCACCGGCAGCTACGGCCGTCGGCTCAGCGCCGCCATCCTGGGGTTCGGTGCGACGGCCCGTGGGGCGGTCACCGCGCTCAACGCCCACGGCGTCGACGATGTCCACGTCCTCACCAACCGCGACGTCGCCGCCGTCGGATCACCGATCCCCTCCACGCAGATTTCGCAGATGGGCGGTGACTCGGACACCCCCGGGGGGATCTGGGCGGACGTGCCGGACGGGCGCGTTCCGATCGCGGAGTTCCTCGCCGCCAAAGACATCGTCGTCAACTGTGTGCTTCAGGATCCGAACGCGCCGCTGATCTTCGCCTCCGAGGACGACCTGCCCTCGTTCGCACCGCGGAGTCTCATCGTCGACGTCTCCTGCGATGTGGGCATGGGCTTCACCTGGGCCCGACCCACCTCGTTCGTCGAGCCGATGATCGCGCTGGCCAACGACGTGCTCTACTACGCGGTCGACCACAGCCCGTCGTATCTATGGGACTCGGCGACGTGGGAGATCAGTGAAGCATTGCTGCCTCACCTGGAAGCACTGCTGGAGGGCCCCGCGACGTGGGACCGCACGCCCACCATCGCCCGCGCGATCGAGATCCGCGACGGCGTCGTCCTCAACGAGAGCATCCTGGCGTTCCAACACCGCGACCACGCGTATCCCCACGTGGTCAGGTGA
- a CDS encoding HNH endonuclease signature motif containing protein: MELVAEAVGTIAEQVAVLSKAADEVSHRELIGLLAELTTVLRSIPAVEHKVLSRLMEETEPCRLGEATWKKVLTTSLRVSGAEAARRLARAKTLGPRRAMTGEPLPPAWEATAAAQAEGLLDEEHVAVIAKFHKKLPAWVDVDTRAAADRQLAHNGSGLDPENLAAAAARLLTKIDQDGPEPSDQERARRRGITISKQGCDGTAAISGTLTPEALAVWEAILAKEAAPGANTDGPDTRTPAQRRHDAFLAVGRRALESGELGTHNGLPTTVIVSTTLQELQKGAGGSVTGGGSLLPMRDLIRMAANAHHYLYVYDQHSGQSLYLGRSKRLATAAQRIVLHARDRGCTRPGCSAPGYWCQVHHATTDWKDGGHTDIDELTFACPSDHRMLDKTGWSTTRNTKNQTEWHPPPELDTGQHRINGYHHPDRYLLPEDDQGP; encoded by the coding sequence ATGGAGTTGGTGGCCGAGGCGGTGGGGACGATCGCCGAACAGGTCGCCGTGCTGTCCAAGGCCGCCGACGAGGTGTCCCACCGCGAGCTGATCGGGCTGCTGGCCGAATTGACGACGGTGTTGCGGTCCATTCCGGCGGTGGAGCACAAAGTGCTGAGCCGATTGATGGAGGAGACCGAGCCGTGCCGGTTGGGTGAGGCGACGTGGAAGAAAGTCCTCACCACGTCGTTGCGGGTCTCCGGCGCCGAGGCGGCACGCCGGCTGGCGCGCGCGAAGACGTTGGGGCCGCGACGTGCGATGACCGGGGAACCGTTGCCGCCGGCGTGGGAGGCCACCGCGGCGGCGCAAGCCGAGGGGCTGCTCGATGAGGAGCATGTCGCGGTGATCGCGAAGTTCCACAAGAAGCTGCCCGCCTGGGTCGATGTCGATACCCGTGCGGCCGCGGATCGGCAGCTGGCCCACAACGGCTCGGGGCTGGATCCGGAGAACCTGGCCGCCGCGGCGGCGAGATTGTTGACGAAGATCGATCAGGATGGTCCCGAACCGTCAGACCAGGAGCGGGCCCGCCGGCGTGGCATCACGATCAGCAAGCAGGGGTGCGACGGCACCGCCGCCATCTCCGGAACACTGACCCCCGAGGCGCTGGCGGTCTGGGAGGCGATCTTGGCCAAAGAAGCCGCCCCCGGAGCCAACACCGACGGCCCCGATACCCGCACCCCGGCCCAGCGCCGCCACGACGCGTTTTTGGCCGTGGGGCGCCGGGCACTTGAATCCGGCGAACTGGGCACCCACAACGGACTGCCGACCACGGTGATCGTGTCCACCACCCTCCAGGAACTCCAGAAAGGCGCCGGGGGCTCGGTCACCGGCGGCGGATCACTGTTGCCCATGCGGGATCTGATCCGGATGGCCGCCAACGCCCACCACTACCTGTATGTCTACGACCAACACAGCGGCCAATCCCTGTACCTGGGCCGCTCCAAAAGACTGGCCACCGCGGCGCAGCGGATCGTGTTGCATGCGCGCGACCGCGGCTGCACCCGGCCCGGGTGCAGCGCCCCCGGCTACTGGTGCCAGGTCCACCACGCCACCACCGACTGGAAAGACGGCGGCCACACCGACATCGATGAGCTGACCTTCGCCTGCCCGTCAGATCACCGCATGCTCGACAAGACGGGCTGGAGCACCACCCGCAACACCAAGAACCAGACCGAATGGCACCCGCCACCAGAGCTGGATACCGGCCAACACCGCATCAACGGCTACCACCACCCCGACCGCTATCTCCTCCCCGAAGACGACCAAGGCCCGTAA
- a CDS encoding SDR family NAD(P)-dependent oxidoreductase, translating to MSKPGLGKAIHTGSPAAPIAIVGIGCRLAGDIRTPRDFWSFLLAGGSKVTEVPAERWEPYLHRDPRNAALLRQTTRWGTFLDDLPGFDAEFFGVSPREAELMDPQQRMALEVSWEALEHAGISPRSLAGSDTAVLMGVNSDDYGKLLMEDIAGIEAWTGIGTSLCGVANRVSHLLDLRGPSVALDAACAASLVAVHQACQLLRDGETSLALAGGVSALIGPGLTRVLDVAGATAPDGRCKTFDDAADGYGRGEGAGVVVLKRLADAVRDGDRVLAVVRGGAVAQDGRTVGIMSPNGQAQEDLFRLVCRVSGIAPAGVDYLEAHGTGTPTGDPVEIGALSAVYGAGRADNPCAVGSVKPNTGHLEGGAGVIGLIKAALALHHRELPPTAGVRTLTTAVDWENSGLRVPVEREPWPQRDGPRRAAVCSYGYGGTIAHVLLEEAPPTPDVETGCGRAEFLPLSARSESRLHTQAAALADHLRTAQIPTGEVAATLWTRRAHEPVRAAVLTDDVDALDALAGGQRDPRVVTGTVVPGADAGAVWVFSGHGSHWAGMGGELLAVEPAFAATVDEVDRVFGPELGFSAREALATGLLGGTDRVQALTFAMQVGLAAVLRERGVEPAAVIGHSVGEVAACVVAGVFDLAHGASIACYRARGFRAVAGDGAMALVRLPFDEAECRLGDRTDVVAAISASTESTVVSGTVAAVDDVVEAWTAAGIMVRRVNTDVAFHSPAMDALTGELARLVATLPAPGRARVPLYTTALQDPRSGAARDPDYWVANLRGRVRFAEAVQAAGQDGHRLFLEVSAHPVVSHSIVETLTALGMDDHAVVPVLRRDHPEGRAVAAAVGSLYCHGAPVAHGFTPTMPWAELPGTQWQHRRFWRTPTPPPNTRALHDPASHTLLGGVVDVTGEVPARVWQTGLDMGNRPYPGDHPVQGTEIVPAAVLLNTFLTVAGSGGLTDVRLRTPVPPGRARDIQVVLQDRSVRISSRLADTDGADESGWLTHSSAVVATGQDFEGELTELMGGGVDAATWDRCTEPLPPDHVVDTLATLGVAAMGFGWQVLEIRRGADELLVRVRAEADGSVPPSWATLLDAATSAASTVFDGPPRLRMPARVERVHVCGAPPAVAVVHVRRRAGTTTDVVIADESGAALASLTAMTFEELESATGTDASRMLHHVAWHETEFDGDARPSEVAVIGAGVGLEAVVRELTESGVPHRVYGSPQQVPVDTGDGSVVLLVPRDDSPEAAVLQTLDTLKHLADNNSQARLWVLTRKVHEGENLVHAPLWGMARVAAAEHPQLWGGVLDVAGTVPVGVLASLSGHGVVVARDGVALTARLTHARPGAGAPMTCSPAGTYLVTGGTGVLGLRIAHRLADLGARRLVLLSRSGMPPRGRWAEAPTEATRAVSALEERGVSVHVAAIDIGAADAGERLRAVLDDLPPVRGVVHAAGVEAGALLVNTSESDIRAAMRPKVAGTLTLHELFPPEQLDWMVLFSSCGYLAGFPGQGAYACANAFLDATARHRRDLGDRTVSVAWTAWRGLGMGSTSDYVAAQLEALGMGTVGADDAMRALDSAMRGDEPNVVVLPLLPEAAAVPILADVAPSADVDTGDTAPVGPGDADLGEWVAQQVVEAVAAELGLSDSEVDLRVPLVEAGVDSIMTVALRRALEKRTGLSLPPTLLWEHPTAAAVIDRMVEMLTPQSEKADIS from the coding sequence ATGTCGAAGCCAGGGTTAGGGAAGGCTATCCACACTGGCTCGCCCGCCGCGCCGATCGCGATCGTCGGTATCGGCTGCCGGCTCGCGGGCGACATCCGCACACCCCGGGACTTCTGGTCGTTCCTGCTCGCCGGGGGCAGCAAGGTCACCGAGGTGCCGGCCGAGCGCTGGGAGCCCTACCTGCACCGGGATCCGCGCAACGCCGCACTGCTGCGCCAGACCACCCGGTGGGGGACCTTCCTGGACGACCTGCCCGGCTTCGATGCCGAGTTCTTCGGCGTCTCGCCCCGCGAGGCCGAGCTGATGGACCCGCAACAGCGGATGGCGCTCGAAGTGTCCTGGGAGGCGCTGGAACACGCGGGCATCTCGCCGCGGTCGCTGGCCGGCAGCGACACCGCGGTGCTGATGGGCGTGAACTCCGACGACTACGGCAAGCTCCTCATGGAGGACATCGCAGGCATCGAGGCCTGGACCGGGATCGGCACCTCGCTGTGCGGCGTGGCCAACCGGGTGTCGCATCTGCTCGATCTGCGCGGACCCAGCGTCGCGCTGGACGCCGCGTGCGCGGCCTCGCTGGTGGCGGTGCACCAGGCCTGTCAGCTGCTGCGCGACGGTGAGACGTCGCTGGCGCTCGCGGGCGGGGTCAGCGCGCTGATCGGCCCCGGCCTGACACGGGTGCTCGACGTCGCCGGCGCGACGGCGCCCGACGGCCGCTGCAAGACCTTCGACGACGCAGCGGACGGTTACGGCCGTGGCGAGGGCGCCGGGGTCGTCGTGCTCAAACGCCTGGCCGACGCGGTCCGCGACGGTGACCGCGTGCTCGCGGTCGTGCGGGGCGGCGCGGTCGCGCAGGACGGCAGGACCGTCGGCATCATGTCGCCCAACGGGCAGGCCCAGGAGGATCTGTTCCGGCTCGTCTGCCGCGTATCCGGTATCGCGCCGGCCGGCGTCGACTACCTGGAGGCGCACGGAACCGGAACGCCCACGGGCGATCCCGTCGAGATCGGCGCGCTCTCGGCGGTCTACGGGGCAGGCCGGGCCGACAACCCGTGTGCGGTCGGGTCGGTCAAGCCGAACACCGGGCATCTCGAAGGCGGTGCCGGTGTCATCGGCCTGATCAAGGCGGCCCTGGCCCTGCACCACCGCGAGCTGCCGCCCACCGCGGGCGTGCGCACGCTGACCACCGCCGTGGATTGGGAGAACAGCGGACTGCGGGTGCCAGTCGAGCGGGAACCGTGGCCGCAGCGCGACGGCCCGCGCCGTGCCGCGGTGTGCAGCTACGGCTACGGCGGCACCATCGCGCACGTGCTGCTCGAAGAGGCACCGCCCACCCCCGATGTCGAGACCGGTTGTGGCAGAGCGGAATTCCTTCCACTGTCGGCGCGCTCGGAGTCGCGCCTGCACACGCAGGCCGCAGCCCTGGCCGATCACCTGCGCACCGCGCAGATCCCGACCGGCGAGGTCGCCGCCACACTGTGGACGCGCCGAGCCCACGAACCGGTCAGGGCCGCGGTGCTCACCGATGACGTCGACGCGCTGGACGCTCTGGCCGGCGGGCAACGGGACCCGCGGGTGGTGACCGGAACCGTCGTTCCCGGTGCCGACGCGGGCGCGGTGTGGGTGTTCTCCGGACACGGTTCGCACTGGGCCGGGATGGGCGGCGAGCTGCTCGCCGTAGAGCCGGCGTTCGCGGCCACCGTCGACGAGGTGGACCGGGTGTTCGGGCCCGAACTGGGCTTCTCCGCGCGTGAGGCGCTGGCCACCGGGTTGCTCGGCGGTACCGACCGGGTGCAGGCGCTCACCTTCGCGATGCAGGTCGGTCTCGCCGCGGTGCTCAGAGAGCGCGGAGTGGAACCTGCCGCGGTGATCGGGCACTCGGTCGGCGAGGTCGCCGCCTGCGTCGTCGCCGGGGTGTTCGACCTGGCGCACGGCGCGTCCATCGCGTGCTACCGGGCCCGCGGGTTCCGGGCGGTGGCCGGCGACGGCGCAATGGCGTTGGTGCGCCTGCCGTTCGACGAGGCCGAGTGCCGACTGGGCGACCGCACCGACGTGGTCGCGGCGATCAGCGCGTCGACCGAATCCACGGTGGTGTCCGGCACGGTGGCCGCGGTCGACGACGTCGTCGAGGCGTGGACGGCCGCCGGGATCATGGTGCGCCGGGTGAACACCGACGTGGCCTTCCACAGTCCGGCGATGGACGCACTGACCGGTGAACTCGCGCGGCTCGTCGCGACCCTGCCCGCTCCGGGCCGGGCCCGGGTGCCGCTCTACACGACGGCGCTGCAGGATCCCCGGTCCGGCGCCGCCCGCGACCCGGACTACTGGGTGGCCAACCTGCGCGGCCGGGTGCGCTTCGCCGAGGCCGTGCAGGCCGCCGGGCAGGACGGGCACCGGCTGTTCCTCGAGGTGTCCGCCCATCCCGTGGTGTCGCATTCGATCGTCGAGACGCTGACCGCACTCGGCATGGACGACCACGCCGTGGTGCCGGTGCTGCGCCGCGACCACCCGGAGGGGCGTGCCGTCGCCGCCGCGGTCGGCTCGCTGTACTGCCACGGCGCGCCGGTTGCACACGGGTTCACCCCGACGATGCCGTGGGCCGAGCTCCCGGGCACGCAGTGGCAACACCGCCGGTTCTGGCGCACCCCGACGCCGCCGCCCAACACCCGCGCGCTGCACGATCCCGCGTCCCACACGCTGCTCGGCGGCGTCGTCGACGTGACCGGCGAGGTGCCGGCGCGCGTGTGGCAGACCGGCCTCGACATGGGCAATCGGCCCTATCCCGGCGACCATCCCGTGCAGGGCACCGAGATCGTCCCTGCCGCAGTGCTGTTGAACACTTTCCTGACCGTGGCCGGATCGGGCGGCCTGACCGATGTGCGGCTGCGCACACCGGTGCCACCCGGCCGGGCCCGCGACATCCAGGTGGTGCTGCAGGACCGCTCGGTGCGGATCTCCTCACGGCTGGCCGACACCGACGGTGCCGACGAGTCCGGATGGCTGACCCACAGCAGTGCCGTCGTCGCGACCGGCCAGGACTTCGAAGGCGAGCTCACCGAGCTGATGGGTGGCGGCGTCGACGCGGCCACCTGGGACCGGTGCACCGAGCCATTGCCGCCCGACCACGTCGTCGACACTCTCGCCACGCTGGGTGTGGCGGCGATGGGCTTCGGCTGGCAGGTCCTCGAGATCCGGCGCGGCGCAGACGAACTGCTGGTCCGTGTCCGCGCCGAGGCCGACGGTTCGGTGCCGCCCAGCTGGGCCACCCTGCTGGACGCGGCGACCTCGGCGGCGTCCACGGTGTTCGACGGACCACCGCGGCTGCGGATGCCCGCCCGCGTCGAGCGCGTGCACGTGTGCGGTGCGCCACCGGCGGTCGCGGTGGTGCACGTCCGGCGCCGCGCGGGCACCACCACCGACGTGGTGATCGCCGACGAGTCGGGAGCGGCGCTCGCCTCCCTCACCGCGATGACGTTCGAGGAACTGGAGAGCGCCACCGGGACCGACGCGTCCCGGATGCTGCACCATGTGGCGTGGCACGAGACGGAGTTCGACGGCGACGCCCGGCCGAGCGAGGTCGCGGTGATCGGCGCCGGCGTTGGGCTCGAGGCGGTAGTGCGGGAGTTGACCGAATCGGGGGTGCCGCACCGGGTGTACGGCAGCCCGCAGCAGGTGCCGGTCGACACCGGAGATGGCTCGGTGGTGCTGCTGGTGCCCCGCGACGACTCGCCGGAAGCCGCCGTCCTGCAGACGTTGGACACGCTGAAACACCTCGCCGACAACAACTCTCAAGCCCGTCTCTGGGTGCTGACGCGCAAGGTGCACGAGGGGGAGAACCTGGTGCATGCGCCGCTGTGGGGGATGGCGCGCGTCGCCGCGGCCGAACACCCGCAGCTGTGGGGCGGTGTGCTCGATGTGGCCGGTACGGTGCCGGTCGGGGTGCTCGCGTCGCTGTCCGGCCACGGTGTGGTGGTGGCCCGTGACGGGGTCGCGCTGACCGCGCGACTGACGCATGCGCGCCCCGGCGCCGGCGCACCGATGACGTGCTCACCGGCCGGCACGTATCTGGTCACCGGCGGTACCGGCGTGCTGGGGTTGCGGATCGCGCACCGGCTCGCCGACCTCGGCGCCCGACGGTTGGTGTTGCTGTCCCGGTCGGGAATGCCGCCCCGGGGGCGGTGGGCCGAGGCGCCGACCGAGGCGACCCGCGCAGTGTCGGCGCTGGAGGAGCGCGGGGTGTCCGTGCACGTCGCGGCGATCGACATCGGGGCCGCGGATGCGGGCGAGCGACTGCGGGCGGTGCTCGACGATCTGCCGCCGGTGCGCGGTGTGGTGCACGCCGCCGGGGTGGAAGCCGGTGCGCTGCTGGTGAACACGTCGGAATCTGACATTCGGGCCGCGATGCGTCCGAAGGTGGCGGGCACGCTCACCTTGCACGAGTTGTTCCCACCCGAGCAGTTGGACTGGATGGTGCTGTTCTCGTCGTGCGGCTACCTCGCGGGCTTCCCGGGGCAGGGGGCGTACGCGTGCGCCAACGCGTTCCTGGACGCCACGGCGCGGCACCGGCGCGATCTCGGTGACCGCACGGTCAGCGTCGCGTGGACCGCGTGGCGTGGTCTGGGCATGGGGTCGACGTCGGATTACGTCGCGGCGCAGCTGGAAGCACTCGGGATGGGCACCGTCGGGGCCGACGATGCGATGCGCGCGCTCGACTCCGCCATGCGCGGTGACGAGCCGAACGTCGTGGTGCTGCCGCTGCTTCCGGAGGCGGCCGCGGTGCCGATCCTGGCCGACGTGGCACCGAGCGCCGATGTCGACACCGGCGATACCGCACCGGTCGGTCCCGGCGATGCCGACCTCGGCGAGTGGGTGGCGCAGCAGGTGGTCGAGGCGGTGGCCGCCGAACTCGGCCTGTCCGACAGCGAGGTGGATCTGCGGGTTCCGTTGGTCGAGGCCGGTGTCGACTCGATCATGACGGTCGCGCTACGGCGTGCGCTGGAGAAGCGCACGGGTCTGTCGCTGCCGCCGACACTGTTGTGGGAGCACCCGACCGCCGCAGCGGTGATCGACCGGATGGTCGAGATGCTCACGCCGCAGTCCGAAAAGGCTGACATCAGTTAA
- a CDS encoding nuclear transport factor 2 family protein, with protein sequence MAFDPAAVARAFSEHRFEDALDHLARDVRWTIVGGMVLEGADAVRRTCQDTLESLKGTTVEFDRRVVAGGGDVVAVDTVVRYVRPDGVTAVASCAFYEFDGDEVTTITSYAVEVDPEDPGAQPPPHR encoded by the coding sequence ATGGCATTCGACCCGGCCGCGGTGGCCCGCGCGTTCTCCGAGCACCGCTTCGAGGACGCGCTCGACCACCTCGCCCGCGACGTCCGGTGGACGATCGTCGGCGGCATGGTGCTCGAAGGCGCCGACGCGGTCCGGCGCACGTGTCAGGACACGCTGGAGAGCCTGAAGGGCACCACGGTGGAATTCGACCGGCGGGTCGTCGCCGGCGGCGGTGACGTGGTCGCGGTGGACACCGTCGTCCGCTACGTGCGGCCCGACGGGGTGACCGCCGTCGCCAGTTGTGCCTTCTACGAGTTCGACGGCGACGAGGTCACCACGATCACGTCGTACGCGGTCGAGGTCGATCCCGAGGACCCGGGAGCGCAGCCGCCGCCACACCGCTGA
- a CDS encoding LLM class F420-dependent oxidoreductase — translation MNLSGVGLWSSQLRYGNPEEAAEAAAELDGLGYTALWIPDVGGPVLDSVDNLLSATEKTTIATGILNLWMHDPAEVAARYATLTEAHGERFLLGIGCSHAPLIDSQEPGRYRKPLAATKAFLDGIDASPQPVPTGNRVLAALGPKMLQLSATRAGGAHPYLTTPEHTHQAREVLGAGPMLLPEQTVMLTDDRDLAREVGTQWLQSYLALPNYANNLLRLGFTEEDLSTVSDRVFDALIAWGDEDAVARRVQDHLDAGADHVCVQVLTADPREFPREQWRRLAAALL, via the coding sequence ATGAATCTGTCCGGCGTCGGCCTGTGGAGTTCTCAACTGCGATATGGAAATCCGGAGGAAGCGGCCGAAGCCGCCGCCGAACTGGACGGGCTCGGCTACACCGCCCTGTGGATCCCCGACGTCGGCGGACCGGTGCTGGACTCGGTGGACAACCTGTTGTCGGCCACCGAGAAGACGACGATCGCGACGGGCATCCTGAACCTGTGGATGCACGATCCGGCCGAGGTCGCGGCCCGCTACGCCACGCTGACCGAGGCGCACGGCGAGCGGTTCCTGCTCGGCATCGGGTGCAGCCACGCGCCGCTGATCGACTCGCAGGAGCCGGGGCGCTACCGCAAGCCGCTGGCCGCCACCAAAGCGTTCCTGGACGGCATCGACGCGTCCCCGCAGCCGGTGCCGACCGGCAACCGGGTGCTGGCCGCGCTGGGCCCGAAGATGCTGCAGTTGTCGGCGACGCGTGCGGGCGGCGCGCACCCGTACCTGACCACCCCCGAGCACACCCACCAGGCCCGCGAGGTGCTCGGCGCAGGGCCTATGTTGCTGCCCGAGCAGACCGTGATGCTCACCGACGACCGGGACCTGGCCCGCGAGGTGGGCACCCAGTGGCTGCAGTCCTACCTGGCGCTGCCCAACTACGCGAACAACCTGCTGCGGCTCGGCTTCACGGAGGAGGACCTGAGCACGGTCAGTGACCGGGTGTTCGACGCGCTGATCGCGTGGGGCGACGAGGACGCGGTCGCCCGGCGCGTGCAGGATCATCTCGACGCCGGCGCCGACCACGTCTGCGTCCAGGTCCTGACCGCCGATCCGCGCGAGTTCCCGCGCGAACAGTGGCGCAGGCTGGCCGCGGCGCTGCTGTAG